DNA from Ruficoccus amylovorans:
CTCAGCGGTGGGCATCCATCACGCTAAGAGCGTAGAGGGCGGCAGTTTCGGCTCGTAAAACGTGACGCGCCAACGAAACCGGGCGGTAACCGGCTCCGCGCAACAGGCCGTATTCAGCCGGGGAAAAATCACCTTCCGGGCCGATGGCGATTTCCCACGGGGCAGACGCCGAAGCGCCCTGTAACGCCTCCACCAGCGGCACCGTCCCCTCTTCCAGTGAGGCGACCAGTTTCAGCCCGGCGGGCAGCCTCACGGCCTCGGACAGCGGGAGCGGTTCGAGAATTTCCGGCAGCCGCAGGTTGCCGGACTGCTTGCAGGCCTCAACCGCCACGGCCCGCCAGTGGTCGAGCTTGGACGCCGCCCGCCCGCCGTCGAGCTTGACCTCACAGTGCGCCGTCGCCACGGGCCGGATCTCGGTCACCCCGAGCTGAGTCGCCTGGCGAATGATCTCATCAAAAGCTTTCCCCTTGACTAGAGCGAGCACCAGGATCAGCCTGTGGCCCGGAGACTCAAGCGCTTCCCGTCCATGCACTTCCGCCACGGCGCGACGGTTTTCTACGACAGCAAGACTGGCCTGCCAGGCCTCACCGCGTCCGTCGAAAAGCGTGACCGGGTCTCCCCGGCGCGCCCGCAGCACCCGCACGAGGTGGTGGGCCTCGGTGGCAGGCAGTTCGACCGGGCCTGATTCAGGAGCCCCGTCCGGCAGGTAGACGCGAAATCCGCTCATGTTCACCGTTTTAAGAAGAGCCGCCCGCGAAGTCACGCGAAGAGTGCCTGGGTCCAAGAACAGCTAAGACCGGGGCTCTGCGCTCCGGACCCGCGGTGCGTGGCCGCGCTCGACTTTCGATGCTGCGCTTCGCTGTGCAGGGTAGCGGCCTTTTGGACGTGCAGGGGGCTTGCCCCCCTCATTGCCACCGGGTGTAACCCGGAAAAAAAAGAAACACCGCCCAGCCGGACGGTGCCTCTTTAACCTAAATGCAAACTACAAACTAGACTGAAACTATACGCTGCAACTTCAAATCTTGAGGGGTTGCAATAAGTAAGACGGGGGCCGGGCGGATTTCGTTCAAAAAAAACAAAGTTTTTCGAATAAAAACTTAAGCCACTGATAATCATCAAAATAAACCATTGGAAAGTGCTCCGGCGGCAGAACCGACACTACCTCCACTGAATTTTTTTACGGCGTCATCGACTTCCTGCAGGGTTTCCTCTGCCTGGAGGTAGAGCGCGTCATTGCCCAGGATGCGGCCCAGGGAGTTGCTGGGCGAGTTGAGCTTGATGGTGAAGGCCTCGATGTTGTCAAAGGAGGTGCGGACCTTGGCCCCGAGCTGATCGTCGTACACCATCGCGCCCAGGGCAGAGTTGGTGGACTGGAGTTGCTGGAGAAAGGCGTTGGCCCGGTCGGTGGCCTCGGTGAAGTTCTCGGCCACGGTGAGCAGGCGGTCGTAGGCCTCGTCGTCCTGAATCAGCTTGCCCAGCGCGCCGCGGGAGTTGGCCAGGTCGTCGCTGATCTGCTCCAGGTTGGTCAGCGTCTTGTTCAGGCGCTCGCGATTATCCGAGAGCATGTGATTGAGCGTGACGAAAAGCGAATCCTGCCCGTCCTCGCCCGCGAAGACGCTGAGCGACTCGTGCAACTGGCTGAACGCCTCGTCCATCTGTTCACCGAGTCGGCCGATCTCGGACACGACCTGAGCGAATCCCGGCGTCTCAAAGGTGCGAATGTCATCGCCGGAGGCCAAGAACTGCTCCGAATCCCCGTAGGTGATGCTGATGTAGTTCGTGCCAATGATCCCGGCGGTCTGGATGGTGGCCTCGGAATTGGCCGGGATGGGGAACTTCGCGCGCACGGCGAGCACGGCCACGGCCTTGCCGTCCACCAGGTCCGTCTCCAGCACGCTGCCGATGCGCACGCCCGACATGCGAACCTCGTCGGAGACTTTCAGCTCGCGCAGGTCCTTGAACGTCGCCACCACCCGGTAACCATCGTCGCTGCGGATATTCGGGTCCGTGAGGGTCAGGTACATCAGCGTCAGCAGCGCGACGCCAAAAAGGAAAAACAGCCCCACGCGGATGGATTGCGAGCTTTGGTTCATAATGTCAGTTTATAGGCGGTGGTGAGAGAAACTCAAGGTTGCAGGGCGGATGGCGCTCACAGCGGCACGGGAGAGCCACTAGCGGCCTGTCGGAAACGCGGCTTCTGGCAGTCGATGTTCGGCTGGAGAAACTCGCGCACGATGGGGTTGGTGGAGGCGCACAGGCCCTCGGGGGTGTCGATAGTGACGACGCGGCCCTTCTCCATCAGGGCGACGCGCTCACCAATGCTGGTGGCCAGGTCGCGGTCGTGGGAGACGACGATGCTGGTCACGTCGAACTCCTCCTTCAGCGTTCCGATGACCTCGGCGATATTGGCAGCCGAGAGCGGGTCCAGCTCCGAGGTCGGCTCATCATAGAGGAGCAGCCGGGGCTCGATCAGCAGCGAACGGGCGATGGCCACGCGCTTGCGCATCCCGCCGGACAGCTCCGCGGGGTACTTCTCGGCGCAACCTTTGAGGTTCAGGATTTGCAGGGTGTAGTGCACCTTGTCGTGCAGGGTCTTGCGATCGTAGAGGCGGTGTTCGCGCGGGTAAAAGGCGAGGTTGTCGTAAACCGACATCGAGTTGAAAAGCCCTCCGGCCTGGAAAACAATGGCCGTGTGCATACGCACGTGGGTCTGCTGGCGGAAGGCGGATTCGCCGTTGATGAGGATGTCGCCGCTGTCCACCCCCTCCAGGTTGACAATCGCCCGCATCAGTGTGCTTTTGCCCGCACCGCTGGGGCCCATGATGACAAAGATTTCGCCCGGATTGATGGTAAAATGCACGTCGTCGAGCACCACCTGCTCGCGGAAGCGCTTGTTCACGTGTTGGATGTCCACCCCGACGGCGCGGCGTTCGCTTGTATCGATCAGATCGTGTTTCTTGCGTCCCATTTCACATCAGCATGAGGGTTAACACGAAGTCCAGGCACAGGATGATAACCATTGAGGCCACGACCGCCGAGGTCACAGACATGCCGATCTCGCGCGGCCCGCCTTTGGTGCGCAGGCCGCTCGTACAGGCCACGAGAATCACCGCCACGCCAAAGACCATACCCTTGATCTGACCGTCGATAATGTCCTGAAAGCCGACCACATCCTTCAGGTTGGCCCAGTACATTTCCGTGCTCAGGTTAATGAAGGGCACCTTGGAGGCGGCCAGGGCCCCGCCGTACCAACCGACAAAGATCCCCATCCCCACCATGATCGGCATCATCAGGATGATCGCTACCAGGCGCGGCATGACCAGCAGGCGCTCCGGCGGGATATTCATCGTGCGCAGGGCGTCCACCTCGTGATAAACTTTCATGGAGGCGATTTCCGCCGTGGTGGACGAGCCCACGCGCCCGGCCAGCAGCAGCGCCGTAATCAGCGGGGCCAGCTCCCGGGACATACCCTGCCCCGAGATCGAGCCCTGATAGACATTCATCCCAGGGATGTCCTGCAGGCTGTACCCGGTCTGGAGCGCAAGCACTGCTCCGAGGAAGAAGGTCATGATAAGCACCATCGGCATCGTGCGGTAGCCAATGTGGTAGCAGTGGAAAATCACCCGGTCGAACTGCCGGGGCACCGTCGGCAGGTAGTAGATCGAACGCAGGAACACGAGAATGCACTCGCCAATATAGTCCAGAAAGTCGCGGATCGCCTGCATACCTTAAAAAACGCGCGGGCCGCGGGCGGCCTTTTCGGGTAAAAATGTCATGCGTGAGAGTGTGTTCCGGGCGGGGCGTAAAATCGGGGACGAGCATGAGACATCGGGCCGGGCGAAGGCAAGCGGCGAATGACGCCCCCGGTGGTCGCTTTGCGACACTGCCCAGCACGTTGCGACACCGGCCCGGGCCGGGCTCAGTCGATGGTGAACCACAGAAACCGGAAGGCGACATTCTCGTCCTTGCGTTCAACACCGAGCAGGCCGCCGAGCAGCTCGAACTTCGCCCGGCCCGGGCCGACATCGTGCTCCAGCAGTGGGCCGACCGTGAAGCGTGTGCTCTCCTCGGTTTTTGTCTCGTGGATAAAGTCCCAGAACCAGCCCTGCTCGGTCACGCCGGTCGCAGCATCGCTCTCCAGCCGAAAAAGCGTAAACAGGGGCGCGTAGAGCTTTTTCACCGGCTCACTGTTGGGGAAAAAGACCGCGAATGGGCTGAAAAACTGCGCCTGGGTCTTGCCGTGGCCGTCGTGGTACTCGGTGTAGAAGGGCCACAGGTGGACGAGTCGGGAGGGCGCGGCCTCGGGCTCGGTCAGGCTCCAGACGCTTTTATCCCAGTACAGGATGTAGAGGAACTGCCTGCGCTCAAAGGCGTACTTCCCGTCCTGCCCCTCCGAGTAAGAAACCAGCGGCCACATGTACCAGGAGTCGCGGCGCTCGCTGGAGCGTTCGTCCATATAAAAGGGCAGCCAGCGCTCGGTGGTCTGGTCTTCGCCGTAGCCCTGCATCCACAGCGGCCAGAAGTAGCGCGTCTCGCGGTAGCCGGTGTCATATTCCTCACGCCAGCCGCCGAAGGGCCAGCCGATGGAAACATCCTCGACCGTGGCGGATCGCTCGATGGCATAGAAGGGTAAAAAGCCCTCGCGCACGCGGGGCACAGGATCGCTCAGGCCATCCACCGAACGGTAAATGAAGGGCCAGAAATAGTACTGGTGATCGTAAAGCCCCTCGGCCGAGAAGTGCCCGCCCAGCGGCCAGAAGGCCCCACCCTCGGCGGCCGGTCCCTCCTGCCACTGTACGAAGGGCCAGGGTGCGGCGTAGCGCTCGGCCTCGGGGCGGTGGGAGTTGGCGTAGAAGGGGAAGAGCACGAAGGACACATCACCGAAAAGCAGGCTGTTGTTAATCGTGCCGTAGAGCGGAAAGACCGCGAAGGCGTCCTCGTCGGGGTTGACCTTGTCACGGTCGCGGAAGACCAGCGGAAAGACGGAAAAAGTCGTCTCCTCGACTTCGCCGCCCCGGCGCTCCTCCGTGCCGGAAATGAACCCGAAGAGCCGCCAGGTCGTCTGGCGCGGGGTGTCGTGCCAGAGAAAAACCGGCGGCAGGACGTAGGAGTCCACCGTCTCGGTCTCCGTGTCGGTGAACTTGACACTGAAGGGTCGGAACGCCTCCCAGAGCTTGGCCCCGCTCTGCTGGCTCTCGAAAATCGGTCCCAGCATCTGCACGCGGCGGCTCTCCCCTTCTCCGACGGTTTCCCGCCACAGCGGAGAGAGGTCTTCGACCACCGTGTCGGCGGCGAGCGCCCCGGCAGCCCCGGCCAATGCAAGGACCGAGATCCCCCGGCGACACGCGTTGTGTATCTTTAAAAACAAGCCCCTACCGTCTCTGAAACATCAGCCCCGAAGGCGAGGTTATTCTTGGGCGGCCAACCGGACCGGAAGAGTTGCCCGCGAAGGCAGGACAGAGTCCTGCACCTGTGATACTTCGCATCACTGATGGCTTTGCTAAGGCAAAGCCATGAATGCGGTGTGGGGTCACGCAGCCTCCGCGAAATCCGTGTCATCCGTGGTTCCTTCTTCTGCCTCCCCCTGTGCCTTCTCTGCGTCTTTGCGTCTCCGCGGTTGAAAAATTAAAACTGGCCTGACACCCCAAAAGGGAGAAAACATGGCACTGGCTTTTATCCCCCTTCGCGTGTCTTCGCGGGTCTTCGCGGGTAAATCCATCTTTGAGCGTGGCATTTTTTCGCCGGGAGCGCTCGAGTTATCGAAGAGCGGGATTGAATCCGGCGCAGCGAGCGTATTTTCTACTCGGGACATGCGTATCACTGGCGGACAGGCACGGGGCATCCCCCTCAAAACTCCCAAACAGGGCGAAATCCGCCCCGCCACGGATTACTTGCGCCAGGCGGTATTTTCGTCGCTCGCGGCGACAGTCCCCGGCACACGCGTGCTCGACCTGTTTGCGGGCAGCGGAGCCTACGGGCTGGAAGCCCTCAGCCGGGGAGCCGCCAGCGCTGTCTTTGTGGAAAAGGACCGGGGCTGCCTGGCCTGCCTGAAAACCAACCTCGCCGCCACCGCCAAATCCCTGCGCATCAGCGAGGACGTGGCCCAAATCGACGGGCGGGATGTCCTGCGCTGGCCCCCGACGGCTGGCTTCGACCTGATTTTCGCCGACCCGCCCTACGCCCTCTGGAACGACCAGACTGCCGTCATGGCCACGTTGCTGGGGCAGTTGGCCGGACTTTGCCCCGCTGCCTGCTTTGTGCTGGAAGCCCCCGGCAACGAAGAGCCTCGCCCCGGCCCCGGCTTCTGCCTGCGCAAGCGCATCGGCAAAGGTGCCACCCAGCCTGCCGCCTGGATTTTCGGGCACGGGGAGTAATCGCGCCCCCTTCTCCCCGGCTTTCACCGATAAAAAAAGATTTAACAGGAAGGCCGAGAAGAGCGGGAATACCGGCTCGAAGTTGCTTTGAGGGTTATGCGAGAGGGTGTTTTTTTGAAAAAATACCCTCTCGCCCTCTGCCCAGAAAACGCTTGAGACGGAACTTCTGTTCCTTTGCAAGAACGGCAACCTTCAACCCCGGATAGAAGCGGTATAACTAGAGATGTTCGCTTTAATCTGTCGCCAGCGTGTGCCATCAAATTATATCTCATCAATTTGGTGCCCCGGCTGCTCCGGCTCTGCGATGGGACACACCTCCCGGCCACGACCTTCCCGGCCTTCCTGTTAAAAAGAGATCAGAGCCGCCCTCAGTCCTCGACCAGATATGGCTGGTCGAGCGCCCCCAGTGCGGCCAGCGCGAGCGTGGCCCCGGCGATGACCGCCGCCTCCGTGCGCAGCACGCGTTCGCCGAGGTGGACCAGTTCAAAGTCCGCCGCCCGCAGTAGTGAGCGCTCGGCTTCCGACCATCCGCGCTCGGCCCCGATCGCCAAGGCCAGCGTTAGCCGTCCCTGACCTGGTGCCCGCAGTTCCGCCGGGCTGATTGCGGCCAGCGGCGAGCTCGCCTCGTAAATATCCAACGCGTAGCGCATCCGCCCCGAAGCCTCCAGTTGACCGACGCACTGCTCCAGACTGTCGGCATGCGTCACCTCGGGGATAACGGTGCTGAATGCCTGCGCGGCTCCTTCCTGGAGTCGCTGCTGCCACTCGTCACTGTGCCACAGGCGGCTCTCGGCGTAGGAGCGCTCGCCCTTTTCCGCCTGAAAAAAGTGAATCGCCCGTACCCCGAGCGAAGCGGCATCATGCAGGACGCGCCGTGCCGTCTGTGGCCGGGGCAAGCCGACCACTAGCTCCAGGGGCTGGGCAACGGGGGCCGATGGCTCCCACTCGACATTCAGCCAGAGCCCCTTCGCGCCCTCATCGGCCAGGATGGTGGCCCGTCCGCGCGGGCCATTGGGCAGGCCGACGTAGAAGCGATCCCCCGCTCCCATCCGCAGGACATCGCGCACATGGCGCGTCCGCGGGTCGCCGCCGGGCAGGCGGGCGGATTCCTCACACGAGTGCAGCAGGATCAGGTTCAAAAGTTTTTCTCCCACTTGCGCAGGCCGGGCACCTCCAGCACGATACGCGAGAGATTGACGTCTCCATCGGCCAGGGCCTTGCCGTCGCGGGTAAAGAAGCGGAAGGGAATCTGCATGGTGATCCCCGGTTCGACCCGCTGCGTCCACTCGCAGGTGTAGCCGTCCTCAAGCCGGATGGTGATCGACGGCCAGGCCTGCGTGTTGTGATTGGTGATAAAAAAGATGCGTCCGCTGCGGGCGATGGTCGCGTCAATCACCGGTTCGGCGGTTGCTCCCAGTTCCTCGACCACGGCCAGCTTTTTAATCATAGCCTCACGGGAAACGAGCACTTTCGGGGGTTGCTGGCTCTCATCCACAACCGGCTCCGGCATAAAATAATAAACGAGTCCGGCGACCACCACCACTAGCAATCCCAACTGGAGTCCGCGCCCGAGCCAGGATTTGGGCAGGCGAAAATCCGCCCGCTCCTGTGGCGTCATGACCGGAGAAGGTTCGAGCGGTATCCAGGGCGGGTTTTTCACCTCGGCCTGGGAGGCGTGCAACACCAGGATCTCTTTGTCGGCGTTGGCCGCCGTGTAGTCAGCCGCCTTGCTCAGGGTGACAGGGGCCTCGCTGTTCTGCCCGTCCACGCTCAGCCACCAGGAGTCCTCGATGGTCTCCTCCAGCATCCACAGGCGTAATTCCCTCTCTGTCATGAAAAATCAACGGTTCGCCCCGCCCGGCTTGTGCGCGGGATCAAACGTTCCCCTCAGTCAACACGAGTGAACCCCGCT
Protein-coding regions in this window:
- a CDS encoding RsmE family RNA methyltransferase, giving the protein MSGFRVYLPDGAPESGPVELPATEAHHLVRVLRARRGDPVTLFDGRGEAWQASLAVVENRRAVAEVHGREALESPGHRLILVLALVKGKAFDEIIRQATQLGVTEIRPVATAHCEVKLDGGRAASKLDHWRAVAVEACKQSGNLRLPEILEPLPLSEAVRLPAGLKLVASLEEGTVPLVEALQGASASAPWEIAIGPEGDFSPAEYGLLRGAGYRPVSLARHVLRAETAALYALSVMDAHR
- a CDS encoding MlaD family protein, whose translation is MNQSSQSIRVGLFFLFGVALLTLMYLTLTDPNIRSDDGYRVVATFKDLRELKVSDEVRMSGVRIGSVLETDLVDGKAVAVLAVRAKFPIPANSEATIQTAGIIGTNYISITYGDSEQFLASGDDIRTFETPGFAQVVSEIGRLGEQMDEAFSQLHESLSVFAGEDGQDSLFVTLNHMLSDNRERLNKTLTNLEQISDDLANSRGALGKLIQDDEAYDRLLTVAENFTEATDRANAFLQQLQSTNSALGAMVYDDQLGAKVRTSFDNIEAFTIKLNSPSNSLGRILGNDALYLQAEETLQEVDDAVKKFSGGSVGSAAGALSNGLF
- a CDS encoding ABC transporter ATP-binding protein codes for the protein MGRKKHDLIDTSERRAVGVDIQHVNKRFREQVVLDDVHFTINPGEIFVIMGPSGAGKSTLMRAIVNLEGVDSGDILINGESAFRQQTHVRMHTAIVFQAGGLFNSMSVYDNLAFYPREHRLYDRKTLHDKVHYTLQILNLKGCAEKYPAELSGGMRKRVAIARSLLIEPRLLLYDEPTSELDPLSAANIAEVIGTLKEEFDVTSIVVSHDRDLATSIGERVALMEKGRVVTIDTPEGLCASTNPIVREFLQPNIDCQKPRFRQAASGSPVPL
- a CDS encoding MlaE family ABC transporter permease — its product is MQAIRDFLDYIGECILVFLRSIYYLPTVPRQFDRVIFHCYHIGYRTMPMVLIMTFFLGAVLALQTGYSLQDIPGMNVYQGSISGQGMSRELAPLITALLLAGRVGSSTTAEIASMKVYHEVDALRTMNIPPERLLVMPRLVAIILMMPIMVGMGIFVGWYGGALAASKVPFINLSTEMYWANLKDVVGFQDIIDGQIKGMVFGVAVILVACTSGLRTKGGPREIGMSVTSAVVASMVIILCLDFVLTLMLM
- a CDS encoding RsmD family RNA methyltransferase; its protein translation is MRITGGQARGIPLKTPKQGEIRPATDYLRQAVFSSLAATVPGTRVLDLFAGSGAYGLEALSRGAASAVFVEKDRGCLACLKTNLAATAKSLRISEDVAQIDGRDVLRWPPTAGFDLIFADPPYALWNDQTAVMATLLGQLAGLCPAACFVLEAPGNEEPRPGPGFCLRKRIGKGATQPAAWIFGHGE
- a CDS encoding 16S rRNA (uracil(1498)-N(3))-methyltransferase translates to MNLILLHSCEESARLPGGDPRTRHVRDVLRMGAGDRFYVGLPNGPRGRATILADEGAKGLWLNVEWEPSAPVAQPLELVVGLPRPQTARRVLHDAASLGVRAIHFFQAEKGERSYAESRLWHSDEWQQRLQEGAAQAFSTVIPEVTHADSLEQCVGQLEASGRMRYALDIYEASSPLAAISPAELRAPGQGRLTLALAIGAERGWSEAERSLLRAADFELVHLGERVLRTEAAVIAGATLALAALGALDQPYLVED